TTCACGGTCTGGTCGGCGCGCGAGCGCAGCCGCATCTCGATCCATTCCCGGTCGGCGTCCCAGAGGGCGACGTGGTCGAACGCTTCGGGGTCGAAGTCGGCGCCCAACTCCCGGTTGACGACCGTCAGGACGTTCTTGTCGAAGGCGGCCGTCACCCCGGCCGCGTCGTCGTACGCCCGCACCAGCACCGCCTCGTCCTTGACCAGGTCGGTGCCGAGCAGCAGCGCGTCTCCGGGGGAGAGCAGGGCGCGGATCGAGGCGAGGAACGCGGCCCTCTCCACCGGCGGCAGGTTGCCGATCGTGCCGCCGAGGAACGCCACGAGGCGGGGCCCCGGTGTCGTCGGCAGCGCCAGGGCGGCCGTGAAGTCGGCGATGAGGGCGTGCACGTGGAGGCCGGGACGCTCCGCGATCAGCGCGTGCCCGGCCTGGGTGAGGGCGCTCTCGCTGACGTCGACCGGTACATAGGTGTGCAGGTCGGTGAGGGCGGCGATGAGGTGGCGGGTCTTCTCCGAGGAGCCCGAGCCGAGTTCGACGAGGGTGCGGGCGCGGGTGGCCTCGCGGATCTCGGCGGAGCGGTCGACCAGGATCTCCCGTTCGGCGCGCGTCGGGTAGTACTCGGGCAGCTCGGTGATCCGCTCGAACAGGTCGCTGCCGCGCGCGTCGTAGAACCACTTCGGCGGCAGCGTCTTCGGGGTGCCGGTGAGACCGCGCAGGACGTCGGCGCGCAGCGCCGCCTCCGTGGCGTCCTCGGGCAGGGTGCGGGTGAGAAGGAACGGGCTCACGTGCGGGGCTCCTTCGACGGTGCGGGTGCCGAGCCTGGGCTCGGCTCCTTGAGCTCGGTGAGCAGCAGGTCCGTGCGGCTCGCGGTGAGGAGGGTGCGGTCGGGGACCTCGCACCAGTGCGGATCGTCGTCGTACGGTTCGGACGCGACGACGGTGCCGCGGCCGGGACCGGCCAGGTACCAGAGGGTGTCGCCCCAGGCGGTCGCGGCGACGGTGTCCGGGCCGGCCAGGAGCAGGTTGAGCCGGGCGCCGGGGGCCGCCTCGGCGACCTCCGTGACGGTGGAGGCCAGGGCGCGGCCGGGATCGTCGCCCGCCCGCAGCCGGGCGAGCACCAGCGCCCACACGAACGCCGAGTCGTTGCGGGCGTCGAGGGAGAGCAGGTCCGCCGGGGGCAGCGCGGGCACCAGCGGGGCGAGCGAGCGCGGCCAGCCGGGCACCGAGCCGTTGTGGCTGAACAGCCAGGACCCGCCGGCGAACGGCGCCGCCGCGGCCTCCCCGTCGGCGCCGGGCAGCGTGGCGTCCCGGACGGCGCCGAGCAGCGACCCGGACCGTACGACCCGGGCCAGATCGGCGAACGTCAGGTCCCCCCAGATCGGCCCGGCCCGCCGGTACCTGGCCGGCACCGGATCGCCCTCCGCGTACCAACCGACGCCGAAACCGTCGGCGTTGACGGTCCCGTGCCGCTGCCTGCGGGGCTGCCACGACTGCCGCAGCAGGCTGTGCGGCGGCTCCGTCAGCAGGCTGCCGAGCGCCACCGGCGGCCCCAGGTAGGCGAGATGACGGCACATCAGACGGCCGCCGAGCGCGCGGTGCGGAACCCGGAGAAGATCTGCCGCCTGATCGGGTAGTCCCAGTTGCGGAACGTGCCACGGCAGGCCACCGCGTCCACGGCGAACGAACCGCCGCGCAGCACCTTGTGGTCGGGCCCGAAGAACACCTCGGAGTACTCCTTGTACGGGAACGCCCTGAACCCCGGGTAGGGCAGGAAGTCGCTCGACGTCCACTCCCACACGTCACCGATCAACTGCCGTACGCCGAGCGGCGACTCGCCCTCCGGGTAGCTGCCCGCCGGGGCCGGCCGCAGATGCCGCTGGCCGAGGTTGGCGTGCTCGGGCCCCGGGTCCGCGTCGCCCCACGGGTAGCGCGTCGAGCGGTCGCCCGCGGGGTCGTGCCGGGCGGCCTTCTCCCACTCGGCCTCGGTCGGCAGCCGCCGTCCGGCCCAGCGGGCGTACGCGTCGGCCTCGTACCAGCACACGTGCACCACCGGCTCGTTCGCGGGCACCACCTCGGTCACCCCGAACCTGCGGCGCAGCCACTGCTTGCCGTCCCGGCGCCAGAACAGCGGCGCGGTGATGGCGGCGCGGCGGATGTGCGCCCAGCCGTCCGGCGTCCACCAGCGTTCGTCGTCGTAGCCGCCGTCGTCGATGAACGCCTGGTAGGCGCCGTTGGTGACCGGGGCCGTGTCGATGTGGAACGGCGCCACCTCACGCCGGTGCGCGGGGCGTTCGTTGTCGAGCGCCCACGGCTCGTCGGAGGTGCCCATGGTGAACGGACCGCCGGGGACGAGGACTTCGGCCGGTCCCGTGTGCAGCGGCGCCGGTTCTGGATCGGGGGCCGTCAGCGCCGCGGGGCCGGTGCGGAGCTGGTGGGTGATCAGCATCGTCTCGTCGTGCTGCTGTTCGTGCTGGGCGATCATGCCGAAGGCGAAACCGGCCTCGGTCAGCCGGGTGCCGTGGAAGGCGGTGCCCTCCAGCACGTCGAGGGCCCGGCCGCGGACCTCCGCCGCGTAGGCGCGGGCCTCCGCGGGGGGCAGCAGCGGCAGCGAGGGGCGGGCCGAGCGCGGGTGCTCGAAGGCGTCGTAGATGCCGTCGATCTCGGGCCGTATCGCCTCCCGTCCCGCGACGGTCCGCAGCAGCCACTGCTCCTCCTGGTTGCCGATGTGCGCGAGGTCCCAGACCAGCGGCGACATCAGCGGGGAGTGCTGGGCGGTGAGGTCGGGGTCCTCGACGCAGCTGGTCAGCAGGGTGGTGCGGGCACGGGCGGTGGTGAGGGTGGCCACCGCCCGCTCCCGCAGCGCCTCGGCGTCGGGGGCGGGGCCGGTCATGTGGGGATGTCCTTCCCGTGAGCGCGCGCGGGGGTGCCGCGCAGCTGGTCGAGCAGTTCGTCGGCGGGGCAGCGGGCCCGCAGGACGTACCGGTCGAGGTGGGCCGCCACCGCGTCGACGACCTCGGTGGTGGCGCCGAGCCGGGGCAGCGCGCCGAGGGCCGCGGTGAAGCAGGCGACGGCGGCCTCGTGCAGCTCCGGGTCGGTCAGGGCGTACCTGGCCGCGTCGGTCCACAGCGGGTTGTGCGGCGCGGGCAGCCCGAGCGCCCGCTCCGAGAGGGGCTTCACCGCCCGGTAGGCGGTCTCGGCCGCCTCCGCGTCGTCGAACAGCGCGGCCGTGACGGCGAGCGGCACGATCCAGCCGTCGTCGCCCGGCTGTGCGTCGATCATCCGCAGTTCCAGGTGCCCGCGCGGTCTGACCGGCGGGAACAGGGTGGTGATGTGGTAGTCGAGATCCGCCCGGGTGGGCGTCCCCGATCTGGTCCACTCCCGGAAGGTGAGCCCTTCCGGGACCTCCCAGGGCCCGCTGTCGCGCCGGACGCACATCACCGGCGCGTCGAGCACATGCCGGGCCCACGCGCCCCGCGGGTCGCCGTTGAGCGGGGGCGCCCCGGCGCGGCCCGCGCCGATCTCCGCCCACAGCAGTTGCCGGGTGGAGCGCCAGCCGGTGGGCTCGTGCCCGGCCAGCGGTGAGTTCGCGAACGCGGCCACCAGGACCGGGCCCAACTGGTGGGCCAGCCACCAGCGCCGCCCGTGGCCGAGCGGCCCCGGTTCCTCGTGGCCCGCGTCCACCGACACCTGGACGGAGGCGGAGGCGCACATCATGGCGCGGCCGGCCGGACCGGTGCGGTCGAGGCAGGCTTCCATGGCGTCGTAGCGGGGTTCGCGCAGGAAACGGCGCGGTGTGTGCCAGGGGTCGTGGCCGAGACCCACGAGGCCGAGGTCCTGCCGGGCGAGAGCCGAGCGGACGGCGTCGAGGTCGGCCGAGACGGTGGTGACGCACTCCATCAGCGACGCCGCGGGCGGCGAGCTCAGCTCCAGCTGGCCGCCGGGTTCCACGGTGAGCGCCGACCCGAGGGGGACGGAGCGCAGTGCGGCGTAGGCCGCTTCGAGTCGTTCGGCCGTCACGGGACGCCGCGGTTCGCGCAGGTCGTGGACGAGCCATTCCACTTCCACCCCGAGGACGCGGGGTGGTCCCGTCTTGAAGCAGATGCCCCTGACCAGGGCCTCCACCTCGGCTTCGGTGACCGCGGTGCGCGGGGTACGGGGTGCCGTACAGTCGCCGGGGTCACTCAGTGCTTCGGACATGTCGGGATCCCTTCGGAGATTCCACCATGCCGCCGGTCCGGTTCGGCGGGGCGTCCGGGCGGCGACACTCGTCCAAGCCAAGACCTTCCCGCCGGTTCGCACAAGGGTGCGTACCCGGACGTTCCGGCTCGGTTCTGATCGCTTCCCGGCTGTTTCGTTTCGACTTTCCCAGTCGTTCCCGATTCTTCGCGCTTGTTGTCGCTTGTTTCCAGCCGTTATTGATCGTTCCTCGGTGTCCCCGATCGATCCGGGGCCGGGAAAACGCGTTGCGTCACGCGTCCAGCATCGCCCACGATGCGTGCGTGAGCACGACGGAGGAGACCGCGCGGGGGCGCGGGCACGGCGCCCACGGGGGTGGCGCCCTGAGCGCGCGCCTGCGCGGGATCGCCCGGTAGAGGGAACAGGCCGGGCAGGCCGGAAGGCCGCGGAGTGCCAGGCGCCCGCAGGCCGCACGGTGTCCTCGCGACGGCGACAGCGACGACGGCGAGGGCGACGGCGACGCGGGCCCCCGGACGCACCGGCCGGGCGCGGAGCCGCCCCCGGACCTCGGCGGACGGGCCTCGGCTGGACGGGTGGTCCGTCCGAACCGTCGAGCGGACGAGGCCCGCGGCCTTCGACCGCGGGCCAGGGCGGACCGTCCGGACCTGCGGTCGAGCGGGCCTTCCCGGGCGTCAGTTCCAGCCGTAGCGCTCCCGCAGCCGGTTGCGCACCAGGTTGAACCGGCCGCGGTCCAGGGCGCACGCCTCCCGGCGCATGCCGTCGTCGTGCAGCCGCAGCACCCGGTCCACGTCCACCCACGAGTCGCGCCCCGACCGGTCCCACGGACCCGAGCCGATCGGCACCCACTCGTGGTCGGCGTCGTGCCGCTTGCTGGACAGCTGCACGGCCAGCACGGTGCCGGCCGGCTCCCTGGCCACCACCAGGACCGGCCGGTCCTTGCCCCGCCCGTCGTTCTCCTCGAACGGCACCCACGTCCAGACGATCTCGCCGGGGTCCGGGTCGCCGTCGTGTTCGGGGGAGTACTCGGTACGGACCTGGCCGACCTCGCGGGGGTCGGCCTCGGTGGTCGCGGTGGGGCCGAAACGGCCCGGGACGTTCTCATCGGTAAACGCAGTCACGGGGGCACTGTATGAGGTGCCCCCGTGACCGCGTTCAGGCACCCGGCGGTCAGTCCTCCCGCACCGGTATCTTCTCCACCGCCGGCGGGACGACCCCGTTCAGCGGTGAAGTCCCGTTCGGCACCGGCTCGTTCTGGTCCATGGACGCCAACAGCTTCCGGGCCAGGCCGAGTCCGGTGCCGCCCATGGTGAGGGCCTTGGCCAGCAGCTCGGAGACGCCGTCGGCCCCGTTCAGCACCACCATGTTGTCGACCGAGCCGAACGCCGACGCCCCGGCCCGCACGATCTCCGGCCAGTTCTCGGCGAGTTGCTGGGCGACCACCGCCTCCTGGTTCTCGGCGAGCGCGGCGGCCCGCGCCTTGATGGCCTCCGCCTCCGCGAGGCCCCTGGCTCTCGTCGCCTCGGCGTTGGCGAGCCCCTTCGCCTGCGCGGCCGCGGCCTCCGCCTCACCGGTGGCCCGGGTCGCCGACGCGCCGGCCTCGCCCCGCGTCCTGGTGGCCTCCGCCTCGGCACTCGCGGCCTGTTTGACCCGCGTCGCCTCGGCGGCCGCGGCCAGTTCGGTCTCCCGGGCCCTCGCCTCCGCCGCCGAGATCCGCGCGTCCCGGTCGGCCTCGGCCAGCGTGCGCTTCTCGTAGGCCTGCGCGTCGGCCGGCTTGCGGACATCCACCTGGAGCTGCTGCTCCCGGCGCTGCGCCTCCAGTTCGGCGACCCGTGTCTCCTGGACGACGACCTCCTGCCTGGCCCCGGCGTCGGCGAGCGGCCCGGCCTGCCGCGCCTTCGCCGCCGCGTGGTCGCGCTCGGCCTGGTAACCGGCCTGGAGGATCTCGCTGTCCCGGGTGGCCTCCGCCATCCGCGCGAACGACTGCTGCTCCGCCTCGGTGGCGAGCCGGTTCGCCTCCGCCTGCGCGATCCGCGCGTCCCGCTGGACGGCCGCCGCGTGCGGCATCGCCAGGTTCTGGATGTACCCGGTCGGGTCCTCGATCTCGTGGATCTGCAACGAGTCGACGATCAGCCCCAGTTTCTCCATCTCGGTGCCGCACGCGGCCCGCGTCTGCCCGGTCAGCTTCTCCCGGTCGCGGATCATGTCCTCAACGGTCAACCCGCCCACGATGGACCGCAGATGACCGGCGAACACGTTGTGCACCCGCTCCGACATCAGCCGCTGCTGGTCGAGGAAGCGGCGGCCCGCGTTGGCGATCGACACGAAGTCGTCGCCGACCTTGAAGATGACCACGCCCCGCACCTTGAGCGGAATGCCCTGGTGGGTCACGCAGTCCACGTGCAACTCGGTCTCGTTCAGGTCCAGCGACAGCTTGCGCACCGCCTGCACGCCCGGCAGCACCATCGTGCCGCGCCCGGTGACGATGCGGAACCCCATCCCCTCCTCAAGACCCTCGGTGCGGTGCTTGGAACCGGAGATGATCAGCGCCTCGTTCGGCTCCGCGACCCGCCACATCATCTTGAACAGAC
The sequence above is a segment of the Streptomyces griseoviridis genome. Coding sequences within it:
- a CDS encoding flotillin family protein, whose protein sequence is MPMFVGVVAGAAVAAVAFLIGLFKMMWRVAEPNEALIISGSKHRTEGLEEGMGFRIVTGRGTMVLPGVQAVRKLSLDLNETELHVDCVTHQGIPLKVRGVVIFKVGDDFVSIANAGRRFLDQQRLMSERVHNVFAGHLRSIVGGLTVEDMIRDREKLTGQTRAACGTEMEKLGLIVDSLQIHEIEDPTGYIQNLAMPHAAAVQRDARIAQAEANRLATEAEQQSFARMAEATRDSEILQAGYQAERDHAAAKARQAGPLADAGARQEVVVQETRVAELEAQRREQQLQVDVRKPADAQAYEKRTLAEADRDARISAAEARARETELAAAAEATRVKQAASAEAEATRTRGEAGASATRATGEAEAAAAQAKGLANAEATRARGLAEAEAIKARAAALAENQEAVVAQQLAENWPEIVRAGASAFGSVDNMVVLNGADGVSELLAKALTMGGTGLGLARKLLASMDQNEPVPNGTSPLNGVVPPAVEKIPVRED
- the egtC gene encoding ergothioneine biosynthesis protein EgtC, with translation MCRHLAYLGPPVALGSLLTEPPHSLLRQSWQPRRQRHGTVNADGFGVGWYAEGDPVPARYRRAGPIWGDLTFADLARVVRSGSLLGAVRDATLPGADGEAAAAPFAGGSWLFSHNGSVPGWPRSLAPLVPALPPADLLSLDARNDSAFVWALVLARLRAGDDPGRALASTVTEVAEAAPGARLNLLLAGPDTVAATAWGDTLWYLAGPGRGTVVASEPYDDDPHWCEVPDRTLLTASRTDLLLTELKEPSPGSAPAPSKEPRT
- a CDS encoding type II toxin-antitoxin system PemK/MazF family toxin, coding for MTAFTDENVPGRFGPTATTEADPREVGQVRTEYSPEHDGDPDPGEIVWTWVPFEENDGRGKDRPVLVVAREPAGTVLAVQLSSKRHDADHEWVPIGSGPWDRSGRDSWVDVDRVLRLHDDGMRREACALDRGRFNLVRNRLRERYGWN
- the egtB gene encoding ergothioneine biosynthesis protein EgtB, with the translated sequence MTGPAPDAEALRERAVATLTTARARTTLLTSCVEDPDLTAQHSPLMSPLVWDLAHIGNQEEQWLLRTVAGREAIRPEIDGIYDAFEHPRSARPSLPLLPPAEARAYAAEVRGRALDVLEGTAFHGTRLTEAGFAFGMIAQHEQQHDETMLITHQLRTGPAALTAPDPEPAPLHTGPAEVLVPGGPFTMGTSDEPWALDNERPAHRREVAPFHIDTAPVTNGAYQAFIDDGGYDDERWWTPDGWAHIRRAAITAPLFWRRDGKQWLRRRFGVTEVVPANEPVVHVCWYEADAYARWAGRRLPTEAEWEKAARHDPAGDRSTRYPWGDADPGPEHANLGQRHLRPAPAGSYPEGESPLGVRQLIGDVWEWTSSDFLPYPGFRAFPYKEYSEVFFGPDHKVLRGGSFAVDAVACRGTFRNWDYPIRRQIFSGFRTARSAAV
- the egtD gene encoding L-histidine N(alpha)-methyltransferase; this translates as MSPFLLTRTLPEDATEAALRADVLRGLTGTPKTLPPKWFYDARGSDLFERITELPEYYPTRAEREILVDRSAEIREATRARTLVELGSGSSEKTRHLIAALTDLHTYVPVDVSESALTQAGHALIAERPGLHVHALIADFTAALALPTTPGPRLVAFLGGTIGNLPPVERAAFLASIRALLSPGDALLLGTDLVKDEAVLVRAYDDAAGVTAAFDKNVLTVVNRELGADFDPEAFDHVALWDADREWIEMRLRSRADQTVKVPALGLAVEFAAGEELRTEISAKFRKDGVSAELDAAGLELAHWWTDSEGRFALSLSTCR
- the egtA gene encoding ergothioneine biosynthesis glutamate--cysteine ligase EgtA translates to MSEALSDPGDCTAPRTPRTAVTEAEVEALVRGICFKTGPPRVLGVEVEWLVHDLREPRRPVTAERLEAAYAALRSVPLGSALTVEPGGQLELSSPPAASLMECVTTVSADLDAVRSALARQDLGLVGLGHDPWHTPRRFLREPRYDAMEACLDRTGPAGRAMMCASASVQVSVDAGHEEPGPLGHGRRWWLAHQLGPVLVAAFANSPLAGHEPTGWRSTRQLLWAEIGAGRAGAPPLNGDPRGAWARHVLDAPVMCVRRDSGPWEVPEGLTFREWTRSGTPTRADLDYHITTLFPPVRPRGHLELRMIDAQPGDDGWIVPLAVTAALFDDAEAAETAYRAVKPLSERALGLPAPHNPLWTDAARYALTDPELHEAAVACFTAALGALPRLGATTEVVDAVAAHLDRYVLRARCPADELLDQLRGTPARAHGKDIPT